GGGGCACGCGATCGTGCTGGCCACGCATGACGTGGAGCTGGCGGCCGAGATCGCGCACCGCGTGGTGCTGCTCGCCGAGGGGGAAGTGATCGCCGACGGGCCGACCGCGCAGATCGTCGTCTCCTCGCCGTCCTTCGCGCCGCAGGTGACGAAGATCCTCGCCCCGCAGCAGTGGCTGACCGTGGCCGAGGTGCGCGAGGCCCTCGCATGACTGGCCCGCGCCCGAGCGCCCCCCGCCCGAAAGCCCGGCTGCACGTCGTCCGGCTCGGCCCCCGCTCGATCGCCGCACTCACGCTGGTCAGCGCGGTCGGTGTGATCGCCTTCGGCTGGCCCTTCCTCGCCCCGCCCGCCTCGCAGCTGAGCGCCCACGCCCAGGACGCGCCCTGGCTCTTCGCGGGCCTCCTCGTCCTCCTGGTCGCGGTCGTGGCGGCGACGATCTCCGAGTCTGATCTCGGCCCGAAGGCCGTGGCCATGCTGGGTGTGCTGGCCGCGACGGGGGCCGCGCTGCGGCCGATCGGCGCGGGGACGGCCGGGATCGAGCCGATGTTCTTTCTGCTGGTGCTCAGCGGGCGGGTGCTGGGCCCTGGCTTCGGCTTCACGCTGGGCTCGGTGACGATGTTCGCGTCCGCGCTGCTCACGGGCGGGGTCGGGCCGTGGCTGCCGTTCCAGATGCTGTCGATGGGCTGGTTCACGATGGGGGCCGGGCTGCTGCCGGGCCCGGTCCGGCTGCGGGGCCGTCTCGAACTGCTCCTGCTCGCGGGCTACGGCTTCCTGGCCGCCTTCGCCTACGGCACGGTCATGAATCTGGCCGGCTGGCCCTTCATGGGCGCCGCCGCCTCGGACATCTCCTTCGACGCCCACTCCTCCGTCCCCGCCAATCTGGCCCGTTTCGCCGCCTACTGCCTGGCCACCTCGCTCGGCTGGGACCTCGGCCGGGCCGTCTGCACGGTGGTGCTGACCGTCGCCCTCGGTCCGGCCGTGCTGCGCGCGCTGCGCCGGGCCACACGGAGGGCCGCGTTCGAGACCGCGGTCACATTCGACCCCCGAGAACCCTCACCCGACGGATACGGCGCCTCACCCAGCGGCACCGCACCGGTGAAGCACCCCACATGACCCAGATCACCTACGATCCAAAACAGTAGTAACAAATGTCCGATATATCCCTCAGTGCACCCCTACTGACCTGCGCATTGAGACCCACGCCACAGAGCCGACGTTTCCCATCGATCCGGCCACAACTAGTAAAAGGGGTCATTGCGGACCTACTTCGAGCCTGCTTGTCTGGATGACGTCGCCAGGCGCCACGAGCCCTCCCGGGCCGCGGCGCCGACGTATGCGGCCACCGCGTGTGGCCCTGCCGTACGGGCGACCCCCTGTCCCCGACGCAAGAGGTTCTCCGTGTCCGTCTCCTTCATCCGTCGCATCGCTTCCCCGAAGAAGGCCCTCACCGTCGCCGCCGTGGCCGCCGCCACCGCCGGTATGGCGCTCTCCGCGGCGCCCGCCCAGGCCGCCCCGGCCTCGG
The genomic region above belongs to Streptomyces sp. CG1 and contains:
- a CDS encoding ECF transporter S component, whose amino-acid sequence is MTGPRPSAPRPKARLHVVRLGPRSIAALTLVSAVGVIAFGWPFLAPPASQLSAHAQDAPWLFAGLLVLLVAVVAATISESDLGPKAVAMLGVLAATGAALRPIGAGTAGIEPMFFLLVLSGRVLGPGFGFTLGSVTMFASALLTGGVGPWLPFQMLSMGWFTMGAGLLPGPVRLRGRLELLLLAGYGFLAAFAYGTVMNLAGWPFMGAAASDISFDAHSSVPANLARFAAYCLATSLGWDLGRAVCTVVLTVALGPAVLRALRRATRRAAFETAVTFDPREPSPDGYGASPSGTAPVKHPT